The Mytilus galloprovincialis chromosome 2, xbMytGall1.hap1.1, whole genome shotgun sequence genome has a window encoding:
- the LOC143063056 gene encoding 6-phosphogluconolactonase-like, whose product MAAPIIRVRSTDKEVSNDLCQFVIDKSTSSIQEKGIFTVGVSGGSLVKYLCNGLPSSTTDWTKWRIFFCDERHVPYDNSECTYSLYKTGLVDKVGMPPENIFPINPDLSVEDAAVDYEKKIRLVFPGPDIPRFDLLLLGMGPDGHTCSLFPGHQLLEEKIRIIAPITDSPKPPPARVTMTYSIINNCSCAVFASCGEGKGDIVQRVLEGKEEVLLPAARVRPTNGDVIWYLDKGAASKLKNI is encoded by the exons ATGGCGGCGCCCATCATTCGAGTTAGGAGTACGGATAAAGAAGTTTCAAATGATTTGTGTCAGTTTGTTATCGACAAATCAACTTCATCAATACAAGAAAAGGGAATATTTACAGTTGGAGTTTCAG GAGGAAGTTTAGTTAAATATCTGTGCAATGGTTTGCCTTCATCCACAACAGACTGGACAAAATGgagaatatttttttgtgatgAAAGACATGTGCCATATGATAATTCAGAGTGTACATACAGTTTATATAAAACTGGACTTGTTGACAAAGTTGGTATGCCTCCAGAAAATATATTTCCCATAAACCCAGACCTATCAG TTGAAGATGCAGCTGTTGATTACGAGAAAAAGATACGACTGGTTTTCCCAGGACCAGATATTCCAAGATTTGATCTGTTGCTGTTAGGAATGGGACCAGATGGACATACATGCTCTCTCTTTCCTGGACATCAACTGTTGGAA GAAAAGATTAGAATAATAGCACCAATTACTGATTCACCGAAACCTCCACCTGCACGTGTTACCATGACTTATTCAATTATAAACAACTGCTCATGTGCTGTGTTTGCATCGTGTGGAGAGGGTAAAGGTGATATAGTCCAG aGAGTTTTAGAAGGAAAGGAAGAAGTTCTTTTACCAGCTGCCCGTGTACGGCCAACCAACGGAGATGTAATTTGGTATTTAGACAAAGGTGCTGCATCAAAACTGAAAAACATTTGA